From the Labeo rohita strain BAU-BD-2019 unplaced genomic scaffold, IGBB_LRoh.1.0 scaffold_852, whole genome shotgun sequence genome, one window contains:
- the LOC127162190 gene encoding prostate stem cell antigen: MDLQISVFLLFVLFTAGHSLSCYNCASVLGFCTQTTTCSSVFTNCFSATLTLNSSTVKLKSCAPSACPSGTINYGIGKGSSLCCNTDLCNSQDAPDSSTNTPNGKSCYYCDGQSCSKTVSCSGTEDRCFNATVSTGAQSQVLKGCVSKSFCNATTLISYVQSASCCEGNLCNNAKSVTQSFLFLCCSLLSFILLH; this comes from the exons ATGGATCTGCAAATCTCAGTTTTTCTTCTGTTCGTTCTTTTCACTGCAG GACACTCTCTTAGCTGTTATAACTGCGCAAGTGTGTTGGGTTTTTGTACCCAGACGACTACGTGTTCAAGTGTATTTACCAACTGCTTCAGTGCAACATTAACAC TCAACAGTTCTACAGTGAAGCTTAAAAGTTGTGCTCCATCTGCCTGCCCAAGTGGAACCATCAACTATGGCATTGGAAAAGGCTCTTCTCTGTGCTGTAACACAGATCTCTGTAACTCCCAAGATGCTCCAG ATTCCAGCACTAACACTCCCAATGGAAAGTCATGTTACTATTGTGATGGACAGAGCTGCTCAAAAACAGTGAGCTGTTCAGGGACTGAAGACCGCTGCTTTAATGCAACAG TGTCTACTGGAGCCCAGTCACAGGTTTTAAAAGGCTGTGTCTCTAAATCTTTTTGTAATGCCACGACATTGATTTCATATGTACAAAGTGCCTCATGTTGTGAGGGGAACCTGTGTAACAATGCTAAGAGTGTCACTCAGAGCTTCCTGTTCCTCTGCTGTTCTCTGCTCTCCTTCATCCTGCTACACTGA